One window from the genome of Haladaptatus paucihalophilus DX253 encodes:
- a CDS encoding bifunctional nuclease family protein — MDVTIDAVRVAATGEGPLPVVVLAPDDGDDVLPIFIRFEEGISIARGMEAEDIGRPLTHDLLLDVMEELGGRIERVVVTELDDNTYIADLHIQTPRGHEVVDARPSDSLALAARTGTPIEVADEVFDHGHQERAQFDDLQDIREVAQIGQ, encoded by the coding sequence ATGGACGTTACAATCGACGCGGTACGTGTCGCCGCCACGGGGGAGGGTCCGCTCCCCGTGGTCGTCCTCGCACCGGACGACGGCGACGACGTGCTTCCGATTTTTATTCGATTCGAGGAGGGTATCAGCATCGCCCGTGGCATGGAAGCCGAGGATATCGGGCGACCGCTGACCCACGACCTCCTGCTCGACGTGATGGAGGAACTCGGTGGCCGCATCGAGCGCGTCGTCGTCACCGAGTTGGACGACAACACCTACATCGCCGACCTTCACATCCAGACGCCGCGCGGCCACGAAGTCGTGGACGCCCGCCCCAGCGACTCGCTCGCGCTCGCCGCCCGTACCGGCACGCCCATCGAAGTCGCTGACGAGGTGTTCGACCACGGCCACCAGGAACGCGCACAGTTCGACGACCTTCAAGACATCCGGGAAGTCGCCCAGATAGGCCAATGA
- a CDS encoding 50S ribosomal protein L16, which yields MSDKPASMYRAIDKPSYTRREYITGIPGSKIAQHKMGEVDSNEDDYPVQISLIVEEECQIRHGALEASRLSANRFLLKNIGETGYKMILRKFPHQVLRENKQATGAGADRVSDGMRQAFGKPVGTAARIANGDRVFTAWCTVDDAPLVKDALRRAYNKISPPCRIIVERGEEKLVS from the coding sequence ATGTCCGACAAACCTGCCTCGATGTACCGGGCCATCGACAAGCCCTCGTACACGCGACGCGAATACATCACCGGAATTCCGGGTTCGAAGATCGCACAGCACAAGATGGGCGAAGTGGACAGCAACGAGGACGACTACCCCGTTCAGATTTCCCTCATCGTCGAAGAAGAATGCCAGATTCGCCACGGTGCGCTGGAGGCCTCCCGCCTGTCCGCGAACCGCTTCCTGCTCAAGAACATCGGCGAAACCGGCTACAAGATGATTCTCCGCAAGTTCCCCCACCAGGTCCTGCGCGAGAACAAGCAGGCGACCGGTGCGGGTGCGGACCGTGTTTCCGACGGAATGCGACAGGCGTTCGGTAAGCCGGTCGGAACGGCAGCACGAATCGCCAACGGTGATCGAGTGTTCACCGCGTGGTGTACCGTGGACGACGCGCCCCTCGTGAAGGACGCGCTCCGCCGTGCCTACAACAAGATCTCCCCGCCGTGCCGCATCATCGTCGAGCGCGGTGAAGAGAAACTCGTCAGCTAA
- the hisE gene encoding phosphoribosyl-ATP diphosphatase encodes MNDVLDDLFEVIEDRKETLPEDSYTASLFTHEKGENAVLEKLGEEMTELILAAKDDDREEMAYEGADVIYHLLVLLSMKDMEPADLRAELESRR; translated from the coding sequence ATGAACGACGTACTGGACGACCTGTTCGAGGTCATCGAAGACAGGAAGGAAACGCTCCCCGAGGACTCCTACACCGCCTCGCTGTTCACCCACGAGAAGGGCGAGAACGCCGTCCTCGAAAAGTTGGGCGAGGAGATGACGGAACTCATCCTCGCCGCGAAGGACGACGACCGGGAGGAGATGGCCTACGAGGGCGCGGACGTCATCTACCACCTGCTCGTTCTGCTCTCGATGAAGGACATGGAACCCGCAGACTTGCGCGCGGAACTGGAATCGCGGCGCTGA